The Papaver somniferum cultivar HN1 chromosome 6, ASM357369v1, whole genome shotgun sequence genome segment CTTAGCCAGATCTAGTCCTTACACATTATTGTGTTAGTTGTAGGTAATGAAACCTGGAAATAGTATTACTCTACTTTGGAGGTGCCCTGAAGAATGAATCTACATGATGATAGTTTGATATGCAACAATGTTTGTTATTGTATCATTCACTGCATCCAATGTTAAGGTAATTCTAGGAGAAATGGTTTAAATCTGGATAATTTGATGCAGAAATGCAACATCAGATGTCATACCAAGCAGCTTTATTTAAAGTGAGCACCCAAAATCAGCAAAAGAAGGATAATATAGTCTAACCTCTTAGAAGGGTGAATGGTCGGTCTGCATCAGGAGTTGTTTGCTTTAACCAGAGACACATGCATAACAGAAAAATGAGGGACCAAGCAAGCATGAAATACAAGTCCAACCATTTAAAAAAATAAGCATAAGATGCACACACAGAATAAGGCATGAAGAAAAACATACATTGATCAACTTCGCATGCACTGATAACTTGTACAAGCCTCGAATGGATGTCGGTCTTTTTAAATCAACAAGAAACGTGTCACGTAAAACAAGAAAAACTTTACTTAAAACCAATAAAAACAGAGAATAAGGTATGAAGAACTACATACATTGATCTCATAGTAATTTGCCTTCTTGATTAAGCAAGAAATAAGCAACTGTAAAATAGAAACAAGCATCAGCCAATAGTTACTTATAAGAGAAGATATTTTGCGCAACACAAAGTTACTTACCACCATCAGTTTCTTCTCGCCATCATACTTCTTCAACAGAACTTGTGATTGTTTGCCTTTCTCCGTCTTATCAACATCAAGATTGTCCAAGTAGGTTTTGATTTCCTTGTGAACCTTGATAGAGTGGAGCAAGTTCACTCCCAACTCTATACTTAGCCTTTGATACTCTTGTGCACTCAGATTCTCAAGTTCAAGTAACTTGCCATTAGGGATACTTATCAAACCACCCATTTCAGTTTCCAAAGTGACATCCAACCAACCAGCTTTGACGAATTTACCAGTAACTGATTTACCATTAGCAGTTGTCCTGAGCACATCGTTTAGTTTAAAACGACTGTCTGCCATCATAGCCCTTACAAGAAGGTAGTTCCAAACAAGTTTTCGAAATTGGTGAAATATACCAAAGACGAATAGAGATGTTGACAAATACTTGATGTGCTTTGGTAATAATCCTATTTGTTCATTAATCCTAGACATAAGAATTGTGAAACATGTTTTAATGAACTCAAAGAAGGGTTTGCTGAAGTTAATTAAAGACTTCGAATTCTGATTAAGGTTCTTGGCAGTATCCTGAAGGATTGGTATAATTCTACGAGTATAAGAGCAGGAAACCCTAACTGGAATTTTATTGAGTGGAGGCAGAACAGCAAGGGGAAAGGCTGTACCTCTTCGATTTAGAGAGTAACATACTGAGTTGGaagaacatgaaaccctaatcGGAGGGCGAAGAGCAATAGGGGAACCCTAAAGAGGTCTGATAGTAAACATACATCCAATTTCACCTGAAATGGAACACAATCTTCATAAATATCTTCGTAAGAAGATTTTGATAAATCTCTCCACAGAAATTACAGAACTAGACACATAATTCATAACGACTGCAGAACTTGATTACAAAGAAAATTCAGATCATGATAGATTTACACTAAATCtaactaagaaaaacacagaaatTCAAGATTATAATGCATCTGCATTGAAATTTAACCAAGAAATTAGGGATTAACACATAATTCATAATTTTTTTGCTTACAAAATTGATTTTATAGAAATTGAGAACATGATGCATCTACATCTAGATCTAACTAAGAATACCACAGAATATCAGGTCATATTACATCTGCATTGAAATCTAATTAAGAAATTAGGGATTAACACCCACAGTTACGTCTGCGGTTACTGCATCAACTTACGAACTTGATTCTAAAGAAATTTAGATCATGATTCAGATACACTGAGTTCTAACTAACAACTGAATAAATCAAACTAATAGAAACACTTTACCTGAATAATCTTGATCGAAACCCTCGAAAACCGACTTAACGAGAGCGGAGAGAGAAACGCTTGAAATCTTTTGAAATGGGGAGAAACGAGGGAAGGGAACTTTTTTAGGGAATAGTAACTATATTTATAGGCGTCATTTGGATAAATACCACTATGGCCTATGGAAGTTTTTCTGACCTTCCCTATCTGTATTGACCGATGCGAAACATTACAAAAGCTAACCACCGGAACATGGCACAGGGTACAACTGAAAAACCGGACCAGACCAAACCGTTTATGATTAAAATCGATCGAACTATTAATTTAGCAGGTAATAAATAGTATCAGTTTCAGGAAAAGTGTTATTTTGACTTTTTCAATTTCGTCTATTTATGgtctaaaatgaaaaagtaaaagtAACACGTTTCCAGAAACGAAGATAGTACTAAATCATAAAAACTTCACATTTTCAGGTGTCATTCTAGTTTatccctaaaaatgaactgaaactACAAAGCACCATTTTTGGGGATGCTGGCAACCTTTTAGTGGGAGGTAATATAAAGCAAGGGACGTTAGATCCTATAATTCAAAGGATATGGAGTATAAAATAAGGGGCGTTAGATCTTAGTAGATCCTATAGATACTATAATTTAAAAAggttaaattggggcctatgccatttATTTGGGGTCTATCAAATTTTTTTTCCCACTCCATCAAATGATTATGGGCTACCAAATTTTTCGA includes the following:
- the LOC113286042 gene encoding uncharacterized protein LOC113286042 isoform X1; this translates as MSRINEQIGLLPKHIKYLSTSLFVFGIFHQFRKLVWNYLLVRAMMADSRFKLNDVLRTTANGKSVTGKFVKAGWLDVTLETEMGGLISIPNGKLLELENLSAQEYQRLSIELGVNLLHSIKVHKEIKTYLDNLDVDKTEKGKQSQVLLKKYDGEKKLMVLLISCLIKKANYYEINTDIHSRLVQVISACEVDQYRPFTLLRDLLQFKIQIMMIEFGIS
- the LOC113286042 gene encoding uncharacterized protein LOC113286042 isoform X2, giving the protein MSRINEQIGLLPKHIKYLSTSLFVFGIFHQFRKLVWNYLLVRAMMADSRFKLNDVLRTTANGKSVTGKFVKAGWLDVTLETEMGGLISIPNGKLLELENLSAQEYQRLSIELGVNLLHSIKVHKEIKTYLDNLDVDKTEKGKQSQVLLKKYDGEKKLMVLLISCLIKKANYYEINTDIHSRLVQVISACEVDQYLLQFKIQIMMIEFGIS
- the LOC113286042 gene encoding uncharacterized protein LOC113286042 isoform X3 — encoded protein: MSRINEQIGLLPKHIKYLSTSLFVFGIFHQFRKLVWNYLLVRAMMADSRFKLNDVLRTTANGKSVTGKFVKAGWLDVTLETEMGGLISIPNGKLLELENLSAQEYQRLSIELGVNLLHSIKVHKEIKTYLDNLDVDKTEKGKQSQVLLKKYDGEKKLMVLLISCLIKKANYYEINICCSSKYK